A section of the Lutra lutra chromosome 3, mLutLut1.2, whole genome shotgun sequence genome encodes:
- the LOC125096318 gene encoding cytochrome P450 27C1 isoform X4, which translates to MVAQVLRAEGAVPQRANMGSWQEYRHLRGRSTGLISAEGKQWLKMRRVLRQRILKPRDVAIFSSEINQVIADLIKRIYVLKSQAEDGETVTNVNDLFFKYSMEGVATILYESRLGCLEDSIPQATVDYIEALGLMFSIFKTSMYAGAIPRWLRLFIPKPWREFCRSWDRLFRFSQIHIDNKLKDIQSHMDSGETMRGGLLTCLFLSQELTLEEIYANMTEMLLAGVDTTSFTLSWAVYLLARHPEVQQTVYQEILKNLGDRDVPTAADVPNVPLVRALLKETLRLFPVLPGNGRVTQEDLVIGGYLIPKGTQLALCHYATSYADENFPRAKEFRPERWLRKGRLDRVDNFGSIPFGYGVRSCIGQRIAELEIHLLVIQLLQHFEIKTSSWTKAVPAKTHGLLMPGGPIHVRFVNKK; encoded by the exons ATGGTGGCTCAGGTGCTCCGGGCAGAGGGGGCCGTGCCCCAGAGAGCCAACATGGGGTCCTGGCAGGAGTACCGACACTTGCGAGGGAGATCCACCGGGCTCATCTCGGC GGAGGGTAAACAGTGGCTCAAGATGAGACGTGTACTGAGACAAAGAATTCTGAAACCAAGAGATGTGGCCATTTTTTCAAGCGAAATCAACCAAGTTATTGctgatttaattaaaagaatCTACGTCCTCAAGAGCCAGGCAGAAGATGGAGAAACGGTGACCAATGTCAATGaccttttcttcaaatattcaatGGAAG GAGTGGCCACCATCCTTTATGAGAGCCGCCTGGGCTGCCTGGAGGACAGCATCCCGCAGGCCACCGTGGACTACATCGAGGCCCTGGGGCTCATGTTCAGCATATTCAAGACCTCCATGTACGCGGGCGCCATCCCCAGGTGGCTCCGCCTGTTCATCCCGAAACCCTGGCGGGAGTTCTGCAGGTCCTGGGACAGACTCTTCAGATTCA GCCAAATCCACATTGACAACAAGCTGAAGGACATACAGTCCCACATGGACAGCGGGGAGACCATGAGAGGGGGGCTGCTCACATGCCTTTTCCTCAGTCAGGAGCTGACCCTGGAGGAGATCTACGCCAATATGACGGAGATGCTGCTGGCTGGCGTGGACACG ACATCCTTCACGTTATCCTGGGCAGTGTATCTCCTGGCGAGGCACCCAGAAGTGCAGCAGACGGTGTACCAGGAGATCCTTAAGAATTTGGGGGATAGGGACGTCCCAACGGCAGCCGACGTCCCCAACGTCCCACTGGTCAGAGCTCTGCTGAAGGAAACACTGAG GCTGTTTCCAGTGTTGCCAGGGAATGGCCGAGTGACCCAGGAAGACCTGGTCATTGGCGGGTACCTGATTCCCAAAGGC ACCCAGCTGGCCCTCTGCCACTATGCCACGTCCTATGCGGATGAGAACTTCCCTCGGGCCAAGGAGTTCCGGCCAGAGCGCTGGCTGCGGAAGGGAAGGCTGGACCGAGTTGACAACTTTGGGTCCATCCCCTTTGGGTATGGGGTTCGGAGCTGCATCGGGCAGAGAATCGCAGAGCTGGAGATTCATCTCCTTGTGATCCAG ttACTTCAACATTTTGAGATCAAAACATCCTCTTGGACTAAAGCTGTTCCTGCAAAAACCCATGGGCTGCTGATGCCAGGGGGGCCCATCCATGTGCGTTTTGTTAACAAAAAGTGA
- the LOC125096318 gene encoding cytochrome P450 27C1 isoform X3: protein MALLARILKARVSPASRRGGFLGAGTPRPSRPEGARLPTGARAEDKGAGSPPRARGQAEGPRSLAAMPGPRTLANLVEFFWKDGFSRIHEIQTETWWLRCSGQRGPCPREPTWGPGRSTDTCEGDPPGSSRREEGKQWLKMRRVLRQRILKPRDVAIFSSEINQVIADLIKRIYVLKSQAEDGETVTNVNDLFFKYSMEGVATILYESRLGCLEDSIPQATVDYIEALGLMFSIFKTSMYAGAIPRWLRLFIPKPWREFCRSWDRLFRFSQIHIDNKLKDIQSHMDSGETMRGGLLTCLFLSQELTLEEIYANMTEMLLAGVDTTSFTLSWAVYLLARHPEVQQTVYQEILKNLGDRDVPTAADVPNVPLVRALLKETLRLFPVLPGNGRVTQEDLVIGGYLIPKGTQLALCHYATSYADENFPRAKEFRPERWLRKGRLDRVDNFGSIPFGYGVRSCIGQRIAELEIHLLVIQLLQHFEIKTSSWTKAVPAKTHGLLMPGGPIHVRFVNKK, encoded by the exons ATGGCTCTGCTGGCGCGAATCCTGAAAGCCCGAGTGAGCCCGGCGTCCCGGCGAGGCGGGTTCCTGGGCGCCGGGACCCCGCGGCCGTCCCGGCCCGAGGGCGCCCGGCTGCCGACGGGGGCGCGGGCTGAAGACAAAGGAGCCGGGTCCCCGCCGCGGGCCAGGGGCCAGGCCGAGGGACCCCGCAGCCTCGCCGCCATGCCGGGGCCCCGCACCCTCGCCAACCTGGTGGAGTTCTTCTGGAAGGACGGCTTCAGCCGCATCCACGAGATCCAG ACCGAGACATGGTGGCTCAGGTGCTCCGGGCAGAGGGGGCCGTGCCCCAGAGAGCCAACATGGGGTCCTGGCAGGAGTACCGACACTTGCGAGGGAGATCCACCGGGCTCATCTCGGCGTGA GGAGGGTAAACAGTGGCTCAAGATGAGACGTGTACTGAGACAAAGAATTCTGAAACCAAGAGATGTGGCCATTTTTTCAAGCGAAATCAACCAAGTTATTGctgatttaattaaaagaatCTACGTCCTCAAGAGCCAGGCAGAAGATGGAGAAACGGTGACCAATGTCAATGaccttttcttcaaatattcaatGGAAG GAGTGGCCACCATCCTTTATGAGAGCCGCCTGGGCTGCCTGGAGGACAGCATCCCGCAGGCCACCGTGGACTACATCGAGGCCCTGGGGCTCATGTTCAGCATATTCAAGACCTCCATGTACGCGGGCGCCATCCCCAGGTGGCTCCGCCTGTTCATCCCGAAACCCTGGCGGGAGTTCTGCAGGTCCTGGGACAGACTCTTCAGATTCA GCCAAATCCACATTGACAACAAGCTGAAGGACATACAGTCCCACATGGACAGCGGGGAGACCATGAGAGGGGGGCTGCTCACATGCCTTTTCCTCAGTCAGGAGCTGACCCTGGAGGAGATCTACGCCAATATGACGGAGATGCTGCTGGCTGGCGTGGACACG ACATCCTTCACGTTATCCTGGGCAGTGTATCTCCTGGCGAGGCACCCAGAAGTGCAGCAGACGGTGTACCAGGAGATCCTTAAGAATTTGGGGGATAGGGACGTCCCAACGGCAGCCGACGTCCCCAACGTCCCACTGGTCAGAGCTCTGCTGAAGGAAACACTGAG GCTGTTTCCAGTGTTGCCAGGGAATGGCCGAGTGACCCAGGAAGACCTGGTCATTGGCGGGTACCTGATTCCCAAAGGC ACCCAGCTGGCCCTCTGCCACTATGCCACGTCCTATGCGGATGAGAACTTCCCTCGGGCCAAGGAGTTCCGGCCAGAGCGCTGGCTGCGGAAGGGAAGGCTGGACCGAGTTGACAACTTTGGGTCCATCCCCTTTGGGTATGGGGTTCGGAGCTGCATCGGGCAGAGAATCGCAGAGCTGGAGATTCATCTCCTTGTGATCCAG ttACTTCAACATTTTGAGATCAAAACATCCTCTTGGACTAAAGCTGTTCCTGCAAAAACCCATGGGCTGCTGATGCCAGGGGGGCCCATCCATGTGCGTTTTGTTAACAAAAAGTGA
- the LOC125096318 gene encoding cytochrome P450 27C1 isoform X2, which yields MALLARILKARVSPASRRGGFLGAGTPRPSRPEGARLPTGARAEDKGAGSPPRARGQAEGPRSLAAMPGPRTLANLVEFFWKDGFSRIHEIQYLLQTETWWLRCSGQRGPCPREPTWGPGRSTDTCEGDPPGSSRREEGKQWLKMRRVLRQRILKPRDVAIFSSEINQVIADLIKRIYVLKSQAEDGETVTNVNDLFFKYSMEGVATILYESRLGCLEDSIPQATVDYIEALGLMFSIFKTSMYAGAIPRWLRLFIPKPWREFCRSWDRLFRFSQIHIDNKLKDIQSHMDSGETMRGGLLTCLFLSQELTLEEIYANMTEMLLAGVDTTSFTLSWAVYLLARHPEVQQTVYQEILKNLGDRDVPTAADVPNVPLVRALLKETLRLFPVLPGNGRVTQEDLVIGGYLIPKGTQLALCHYATSYADENFPRAKEFRPERWLRKGRLDRVDNFGSIPFGYGVRSCIGQRIAELEIHLLVIQLLQHFEIKTSSWTKAVPAKTHGLLMPGGPIHVRFVNKK from the exons ATGGCTCTGCTGGCGCGAATCCTGAAAGCCCGAGTGAGCCCGGCGTCCCGGCGAGGCGGGTTCCTGGGCGCCGGGACCCCGCGGCCGTCCCGGCCCGAGGGCGCCCGGCTGCCGACGGGGGCGCGGGCTGAAGACAAAGGAGCCGGGTCCCCGCCGCGGGCCAGGGGCCAGGCCGAGGGACCCCGCAGCCTCGCCGCCATGCCGGGGCCCCGCACCCTCGCCAACCTGGTGGAGTTCTTCTGGAAGGACGGCTTCAGCCGCATCCACGAGATCCAG TATCTATTGCAGACCGAGACATGGTGGCTCAGGTGCTCCGGGCAGAGGGGGCCGTGCCCCAGAGAGCCAACATGGGGTCCTGGCAGGAGTACCGACACTTGCGAGGGAGATCCACCGGGCTCATCTCGGCGTGA GGAGGGTAAACAGTGGCTCAAGATGAGACGTGTACTGAGACAAAGAATTCTGAAACCAAGAGATGTGGCCATTTTTTCAAGCGAAATCAACCAAGTTATTGctgatttaattaaaagaatCTACGTCCTCAAGAGCCAGGCAGAAGATGGAGAAACGGTGACCAATGTCAATGaccttttcttcaaatattcaatGGAAG GAGTGGCCACCATCCTTTATGAGAGCCGCCTGGGCTGCCTGGAGGACAGCATCCCGCAGGCCACCGTGGACTACATCGAGGCCCTGGGGCTCATGTTCAGCATATTCAAGACCTCCATGTACGCGGGCGCCATCCCCAGGTGGCTCCGCCTGTTCATCCCGAAACCCTGGCGGGAGTTCTGCAGGTCCTGGGACAGACTCTTCAGATTCA GCCAAATCCACATTGACAACAAGCTGAAGGACATACAGTCCCACATGGACAGCGGGGAGACCATGAGAGGGGGGCTGCTCACATGCCTTTTCCTCAGTCAGGAGCTGACCCTGGAGGAGATCTACGCCAATATGACGGAGATGCTGCTGGCTGGCGTGGACACG ACATCCTTCACGTTATCCTGGGCAGTGTATCTCCTGGCGAGGCACCCAGAAGTGCAGCAGACGGTGTACCAGGAGATCCTTAAGAATTTGGGGGATAGGGACGTCCCAACGGCAGCCGACGTCCCCAACGTCCCACTGGTCAGAGCTCTGCTGAAGGAAACACTGAG GCTGTTTCCAGTGTTGCCAGGGAATGGCCGAGTGACCCAGGAAGACCTGGTCATTGGCGGGTACCTGATTCCCAAAGGC ACCCAGCTGGCCCTCTGCCACTATGCCACGTCCTATGCGGATGAGAACTTCCCTCGGGCCAAGGAGTTCCGGCCAGAGCGCTGGCTGCGGAAGGGAAGGCTGGACCGAGTTGACAACTTTGGGTCCATCCCCTTTGGGTATGGGGTTCGGAGCTGCATCGGGCAGAGAATCGCAGAGCTGGAGATTCATCTCCTTGTGATCCAG ttACTTCAACATTTTGAGATCAAAACATCCTCTTGGACTAAAGCTGTTCCTGCAAAAACCCATGGGCTGCTGATGCCAGGGGGGCCCATCCATGTGCGTTTTGTTAACAAAAAGTGA
- the LOC125096318 gene encoding cytochrome P450 27C1 isoform X1, translated as MALLARILKARVSPASRRGGFLGAGTPRPSRPEGARLPTGARAEDKGAGSPPRARGQAEGPRSLAAMPGPRTLANLVEFFWKDGFSRIHEIQQKHTLEYGKIFKSHFGPQFVVSIADRDMVAQVLRAEGAVPQRANMGSWQEYRHLRGRSTGLISAEGKQWLKMRRVLRQRILKPRDVAIFSSEINQVIADLIKRIYVLKSQAEDGETVTNVNDLFFKYSMEGVATILYESRLGCLEDSIPQATVDYIEALGLMFSIFKTSMYAGAIPRWLRLFIPKPWREFCRSWDRLFRFSQIHIDNKLKDIQSHMDSGETMRGGLLTCLFLSQELTLEEIYANMTEMLLAGVDTTSFTLSWAVYLLARHPEVQQTVYQEILKNLGDRDVPTAADVPNVPLVRALLKETLRLFPVLPGNGRVTQEDLVIGGYLIPKGTQLALCHYATSYADENFPRAKEFRPERWLRKGRLDRVDNFGSIPFGYGVRSCIGQRIAELEIHLLVIQLLQHFEIKTSSWTKAVPAKTHGLLMPGGPIHVRFVNKK; from the exons ATGGCTCTGCTGGCGCGAATCCTGAAAGCCCGAGTGAGCCCGGCGTCCCGGCGAGGCGGGTTCCTGGGCGCCGGGACCCCGCGGCCGTCCCGGCCCGAGGGCGCCCGGCTGCCGACGGGGGCGCGGGCTGAAGACAAAGGAGCCGGGTCCCCGCCGCGGGCCAGGGGCCAGGCCGAGGGACCCCGCAGCCTCGCCGCCATGCCGGGGCCCCGCACCCTCGCCAACCTGGTGGAGTTCTTCTGGAAGGACGGCTTCAGCCGCATCCACGAGATCCAG CAGAAGCACACACTGGAATATGGAAAAATCTTCAAGTCTCACTTTGGTCCTCAGTTTGTAGTATCTATTGCAGACCGAGACATGGTGGCTCAGGTGCTCCGGGCAGAGGGGGCCGTGCCCCAGAGAGCCAACATGGGGTCCTGGCAGGAGTACCGACACTTGCGAGGGAGATCCACCGGGCTCATCTCGGC GGAGGGTAAACAGTGGCTCAAGATGAGACGTGTACTGAGACAAAGAATTCTGAAACCAAGAGATGTGGCCATTTTTTCAAGCGAAATCAACCAAGTTATTGctgatttaattaaaagaatCTACGTCCTCAAGAGCCAGGCAGAAGATGGAGAAACGGTGACCAATGTCAATGaccttttcttcaaatattcaatGGAAG GAGTGGCCACCATCCTTTATGAGAGCCGCCTGGGCTGCCTGGAGGACAGCATCCCGCAGGCCACCGTGGACTACATCGAGGCCCTGGGGCTCATGTTCAGCATATTCAAGACCTCCATGTACGCGGGCGCCATCCCCAGGTGGCTCCGCCTGTTCATCCCGAAACCCTGGCGGGAGTTCTGCAGGTCCTGGGACAGACTCTTCAGATTCA GCCAAATCCACATTGACAACAAGCTGAAGGACATACAGTCCCACATGGACAGCGGGGAGACCATGAGAGGGGGGCTGCTCACATGCCTTTTCCTCAGTCAGGAGCTGACCCTGGAGGAGATCTACGCCAATATGACGGAGATGCTGCTGGCTGGCGTGGACACG ACATCCTTCACGTTATCCTGGGCAGTGTATCTCCTGGCGAGGCACCCAGAAGTGCAGCAGACGGTGTACCAGGAGATCCTTAAGAATTTGGGGGATAGGGACGTCCCAACGGCAGCCGACGTCCCCAACGTCCCACTGGTCAGAGCTCTGCTGAAGGAAACACTGAG GCTGTTTCCAGTGTTGCCAGGGAATGGCCGAGTGACCCAGGAAGACCTGGTCATTGGCGGGTACCTGATTCCCAAAGGC ACCCAGCTGGCCCTCTGCCACTATGCCACGTCCTATGCGGATGAGAACTTCCCTCGGGCCAAGGAGTTCCGGCCAGAGCGCTGGCTGCGGAAGGGAAGGCTGGACCGAGTTGACAACTTTGGGTCCATCCCCTTTGGGTATGGGGTTCGGAGCTGCATCGGGCAGAGAATCGCAGAGCTGGAGATTCATCTCCTTGTGATCCAG ttACTTCAACATTTTGAGATCAAAACATCCTCTTGGACTAAAGCTGTTCCTGCAAAAACCCATGGGCTGCTGATGCCAGGGGGGCCCATCCATGTGCGTTTTGTTAACAAAAAGTGA